A single region of the Mycobacterium lentiflavum genome encodes:
- a CDS encoding YebC/PmpR family DNA-binding transcriptional regulator has product MSGHSKWATTKHQKAVKDARRGKEFARLIKNIEVAARTGGGDPAGNPTLYDAIQKAKKTSVPNDNIERARKRGAGEEAGGADYQTIMYEGYGPNGVAVLIECLTDNRNRAAGEVRVAVTRNGGNMADPGSVSYLFTRKGVVTLEKNGLSEDDVLTAVLEAGAEDVNDLGESFEIISEPTDLVAVRTALQEAGIDYDSAEASFQPSVSVPVDVDGARKVFKLVDALEESDDVQNVWTNVDLSDEVLAALDED; this is encoded by the coding sequence ATGAGCGGCCATTCCAAGTGGGCCACCACCAAGCACCAGAAGGCCGTCAAGGACGCACGCCGTGGCAAGGAGTTCGCGCGGCTGATCAAAAATATCGAGGTCGCCGCCCGTACCGGCGGTGGTGACCCGGCGGGCAACCCGACGCTCTACGACGCCATCCAGAAGGCGAAGAAGACCTCGGTGCCCAACGACAACATCGAGCGAGCCCGCAAGCGGGGTGCCGGGGAGGAAGCCGGTGGCGCCGACTACCAGACGATCATGTACGAGGGCTACGGCCCCAACGGCGTGGCCGTGCTGATCGAATGCCTCACCGACAACCGCAACCGCGCGGCCGGCGAGGTCCGGGTGGCGGTGACCCGCAACGGCGGCAACATGGCCGACCCGGGGTCGGTGTCGTACCTGTTCACCCGTAAGGGCGTCGTCACGCTGGAGAAGAACGGCCTGTCGGAGGACGACGTGCTGACGGCGGTGCTGGAGGCGGGCGCCGAAGACGTCAACGACCTCGGCGAGAGCTTCGAGATCATTTCCGAGCCGACCGACCTGGTCGCGGTGCGCACCGCACTGCAGGAAGCCGGCATCGACTACGACTCCGCCGAGGCCAGCTTCCAGCCGTCGGTCAGTGTGCCGGTCGACGTCGACGGCGCCCGCAAGGTGTTCAAGTTGGTCGACGCCCTGGAGGAGAGCGACGACGTGCAGAACGTCTGGACCAACGTCGATCTGTCCGACGAGGTGCTGGCGGCTCTCGACGAAGATTAG
- the tesB gene encoding acyl-CoA thioesterase II: MAIEEILDLEQLEVNIYRGSVFSPESGFLQRTFGGHVAGQSLVSAVRTVDPRYQVHSLHGYFLRPGDATAATVFIVERIRDGGSFCTRRVNAIQHGETIFSMSASFQTDQEGIHHQDPMPPAPPPDGLPGLDSIKVFDDAGFKQFEEWDVCIVPRDLLQLSPGKASQQQVWFRHRDPLPDDPVLHICALAYMSDLTLLGSAQVTHLDVREHLQVASLDHAMWFMRAFRADEWLLYDQSSPSASGGRSLCQGKIFTQSGHMVAAVMQEGLTRFKRGYQS; encoded by the coding sequence GTGGCTATTGAAGAGATCCTTGATCTCGAGCAACTCGAGGTCAACATCTACCGGGGCAGCGTGTTCAGCCCGGAATCGGGATTTCTGCAGCGCACCTTCGGCGGCCATGTCGCCGGCCAGTCGCTGGTTTCGGCGGTGCGCACCGTCGACCCGCGCTATCAGGTGCACTCGCTGCACGGTTATTTCCTGCGGCCCGGGGACGCCACGGCGGCGACCGTTTTCATCGTCGAACGAATACGCGACGGCGGCTCGTTCTGCACCCGCCGGGTCAACGCCATCCAGCACGGCGAGACCATCTTCTCCATGTCGGCGTCCTTCCAGACCGACCAGGAGGGCATCCACCACCAGGACCCGATGCCGCCGGCGCCGCCGCCCGACGGCCTGCCCGGGCTGGACTCGATCAAGGTCTTCGACGATGCCGGGTTCAAGCAGTTCGAGGAGTGGGACGTCTGCATCGTGCCCCGCGACCTGCTGCAGCTCTCGCCGGGCAAGGCCTCCCAGCAGCAGGTGTGGTTTCGTCACCGTGATCCGCTGCCCGACGACCCGGTGCTGCACATCTGCGCACTGGCCTACATGAGCGACCTCACGCTGCTGGGTTCGGCGCAGGTCACCCACCTCGACGTGCGCGAGCATCTGCAGGTGGCCTCGCTGGACCACGCGATGTGGTTCATGCGGGCATTCCGCGCCGACGAGTGGCTGCTCTACGACCAGTCCTCGCCCTCGGCCAGCGGCGGTCGCTCGCTGTGCCAGGGCAAGATCTTCACCCAGTCCGGCCATATGGTCGCGGCGGTCATGCAGGAGGGGCTGACCCGCTTCAAGCGGGGATACCAGTCGTGA
- a CDS encoding NUDIX hydrolase, giving the protein MAWPLVVIALLVVLIAVLAVIGVWAIQTAQRLNRLHIRYDLSWQALDSALARRAVVARAVAIDAYGGSTNTPEGRRLAALADAAERAPRQSRENAENELSAALAMVDPAALPAGLIAELADAEARLLLARRFHNDAVRDTLALGARGLVRALRLGGTAALPSYFEIVERPHALAQTPHGVPKHRTSARVVLLDETGAVLLLCGSDPAIEESAPRWWFTVGGEVRPGERLAEAAARELAEETGLQVEAAEMLGPIWRRDEVFEFNGALIDSEEFFFVRRARRFEPVCTGRTELERRYIHCHRWCDANDIAELVAAGQTVYPRQLAELLAEAIAVADNDSPAGLPQLQSIR; this is encoded by the coding sequence ATGGCCTGGCCGCTCGTCGTCATCGCCCTGCTGGTCGTGCTGATCGCCGTACTGGCGGTGATCGGTGTCTGGGCGATCCAGACAGCACAGCGACTCAACCGGCTGCACATCCGCTACGACCTGTCCTGGCAAGCCCTCGACAGCGCGCTGGCGCGGCGCGCGGTGGTCGCGCGGGCCGTCGCGATCGACGCCTACGGCGGCTCCACGAACACCCCCGAGGGCCGGCGGCTGGCCGCGTTGGCCGACGCCGCCGAGAGAGCTCCCCGGCAATCGCGGGAGAATGCCGAAAACGAATTGTCGGCGGCGCTGGCGATGGTCGATCCCGCGGCCCTGCCGGCCGGCCTGATCGCCGAGTTGGCCGACGCCGAAGCCCGGCTGTTGCTGGCCCGCCGCTTCCACAACGACGCGGTGCGCGACACCCTGGCGCTGGGGGCGCGGGGCCTGGTTCGTGCCCTTCGGCTCGGTGGAACGGCAGCGCTGCCAAGCTATTTCGAGATCGTCGAGCGACCACACGCGCTGGCACAGACTCCGCACGGTGTGCCCAAACACCGGACGTCGGCGCGGGTGGTGTTACTCGATGAGACCGGTGCGGTGCTGCTGCTGTGCGGTTCGGACCCGGCGATCGAGGAATCGGCGCCGCGGTGGTGGTTCACGGTGGGCGGCGAGGTGCGCCCCGGCGAACGGCTGGCCGAGGCCGCCGCGCGAGAGTTGGCCGAAGAGACCGGTTTACAAGTCGAAGCGGCCGAGATGCTCGGGCCGATCTGGCGGCGCGACGAGGTCTTCGAGTTCAACGGTGCGCTGATCGACAGCGAGGAGTTCTTCTTCGTGCGCCGCGCTCGACGCTTCGAGCCGGTTTGCACGGGCCGGACCGAGCTGGAACGGCGCTACATCCATTGCCACCGCTGGTGCGATGCCAACGACATCGCCGAACTGGTGGCGGCGGGTCAGACCGTGTACCCGCGCCAGTTGGCCGAACTGCTTGCCGAGGCAATTGCGGTGGCCGACAACGATTCACCGGCCGGATTGCCCCAGCTGCAGTCGATCCGCTGA
- a CDS encoding DUF4247 domain-containing protein has product MSRKHLFWLAGGLAAASVVSLVIGIILLQKDIAGYVASNYREYSRDANATRYLCSGSPDQVADALADYQEPEARADNDDNEYLRYSDNIVTVGPDGNHPCSIRVESLGAGYSHGSYIFLGPGFSPGSPSSGSGGSPGGPGGTK; this is encoded by the coding sequence GTGAGCCGCAAACACCTGTTCTGGCTCGCCGGCGGGCTGGCCGCAGCGTCGGTGGTGTCATTGGTGATTGGAATCATCTTGCTGCAGAAGGATATTGCCGGATACGTCGCAAGCAACTACCGCGAGTACTCGCGCGACGCCAACGCCACGCGCTACCTGTGCAGCGGATCGCCCGATCAGGTCGCCGACGCGCTTGCCGACTATCAAGAACCCGAGGCGCGCGCGGACAACGACGACAACGAGTACCTGCGCTATAGCGACAATATCGTGACCGTCGGCCCAGATGGCAACCACCCGTGCAGCATTCGCGTCGAAAGCCTCGGCGCCGGCTACAGCCACGGCTCCTACATCTTCCTCGGCCCCGGCTTCAGTCCCGGGTCCCCGTCGAGCGGTTCCGGCGGTAGCCCCGGCGGGCCGGGCGGAACCAAATAG
- a CDS encoding PPE family protein → MLPDFVLLPPEINSARIYAGPRSGTIWAAAAAWDALAAQLASAAGSFQTTVSTLTGGAWQGPASMTMAAAAAPYVQWLTGTSAKAELLAIKARLFAGAFETAFTATVPPEVVAANRALLMTLIATNILGQNTAAIAATEAEYTEFWAQDVAAMTGYDASTTAAAAGWTPFAEPPLTLTSLPTPTFTSFAEQLINSVVNSFAQQLMNPMSQLQMLSTPAQFAMQPMQMAMGQLMSGANPLMSAAASVPALDPVLASAASPAVGGTAAAQLTSTVSASAGRAATIGPLSVPATWANATPAAPNLPAATGPAGVASAPVTPISASAGTTPSLPSMNVPGRLMSAVTPAVAASRKVPRPVLD, encoded by the coding sequence ATGTTGCCGGATTTCGTGCTGTTGCCACCGGAGATCAATTCTGCGCGCATCTATGCCGGACCGCGCTCGGGGACGATCTGGGCAGCGGCGGCGGCCTGGGACGCGCTGGCCGCTCAGCTGGCGTCGGCGGCCGGTTCGTTCCAGACGACAGTGTCGACGCTGACCGGTGGGGCGTGGCAGGGGCCGGCATCGATGACCATGGCCGCGGCCGCCGCCCCCTACGTGCAGTGGCTGACCGGCACGTCGGCGAAAGCCGAGCTGCTGGCCATCAAGGCCCGGCTGTTTGCGGGCGCGTTCGAAACCGCGTTCACCGCCACCGTGCCCCCCGAGGTCGTCGCGGCCAACCGCGCCCTGCTGATGACGCTGATCGCGACCAACATCCTGGGTCAGAACACCGCGGCGATCGCCGCGACCGAGGCCGAGTACACCGAATTCTGGGCCCAGGACGTGGCGGCCATGACCGGTTACGACGCCAGCACGACCGCGGCCGCGGCAGGGTGGACACCGTTCGCCGAGCCGCCGCTGACCCTGACCAGCCTGCCTACCCCGACCTTCACGTCATTCGCCGAGCAGCTGATCAACTCGGTGGTCAACTCGTTCGCACAACAGTTGATGAACCCGATGTCGCAGCTGCAGATGCTCTCGACGCCGGCCCAGTTCGCGATGCAGCCCATGCAAATGGCCATGGGTCAGCTGATGTCCGGTGCCAATCCGCTGATGAGCGCGGCAGCCAGCGTCCCCGCGCTCGATCCGGTGCTGGCATCGGCGGCCAGTCCGGCGGTGGGCGGAACGGCTGCGGCGCAGCTCACCAGCACGGTCTCCGCGAGCGCGGGCCGAGCCGCCACGATCGGGCCGTTGTCGGTCCCGGCGACCTGGGCCAATGCCACGCCGGCGGCGCCGAACCTTCCCGCGGCGACCGGGCCGGCCGGGGTGGCGAGCGCCCCGGTAACCCCCATTTCGGCGAGCGCCGGCACCACGCCGTCGCTGCCCTCGATGAACGTGCCCGGGCGACTGATGAGTGCCGTCACTCCCGCGGTCGCCGCGTCGCGCAAGGTGCCCCGCCCGGTGCTGGACTAG
- a CDS encoding DUF4178 domain-containing protein: protein MGTVLVVLAAVLFVASIVVLVIALKRPKAAAQPRGRRDPLASDAMPQFGPRQLGPGAIVSYAGVDYVVRGSVTFREGPFVWWEHLLEGGDLPTWFAVEEDDGRLELVMWVTRKDVTLQPGDQYLVDGIAFHETERGRASYTTEGTTGLPAGGEMEFVDCANADETALLSFERWAPGTPWEVSTGKPVSPGELTVYPAPTPGSP, encoded by the coding sequence GTGGGAACAGTGCTGGTGGTGCTGGCCGCGGTGCTGTTCGTCGCGTCCATCGTCGTACTTGTCATCGCCTTGAAACGTCCCAAGGCGGCGGCGCAGCCTCGCGGGCGCCGCGATCCCCTGGCCTCCGACGCGATGCCGCAGTTCGGGCCCCGGCAGCTGGGCCCCGGCGCCATCGTCAGCTATGCCGGTGTCGACTACGTGGTCCGCGGGTCGGTGACGTTCCGCGAGGGACCGTTCGTGTGGTGGGAGCACCTGCTGGAGGGCGGCGACCTGCCCACCTGGTTCGCCGTCGAAGAAGACGACGGACGCCTCGAGCTCGTCATGTGGGTCACCCGCAAGGACGTCACCTTGCAGCCCGGCGATCAGTACCTGGTCGACGGGATCGCGTTTCACGAAACGGAACGGGGTCGCGCGTCGTACACGACCGAGGGCACGACGGGCCTGCCCGCCGGTGGCGAGATGGAGTTCGTCGACTGTGCCAACGCCGACGAGACCGCGCTGCTGTCTTTCGAGCGCTGGGCACCCGGTACGCCCTGGGAGGTCTCGACGGGCAAGCCGGTCTCGCCGGGTGAGCTCACCGTCTACCCGGCGCCCACGCCGGGCAGCCCGTAG
- a CDS encoding polyamine aminopropyltransferase, with product MTTTQQAARSAEPSMRWRALLLAAVAACAACGIIYELALLTLSASLNGGGVVATSLIVAGYIAALGVGALLVKPLLRYAGIVFVTVEALLGIIGGLSAAALYAVFAFLDGTIGSAWVLALGTALIGGLVGAEVPLLMTLLQQGRDGPAENTATDTGRTLANLNAADYLGALVGGLVWPFALLPHLGMIRGAAATGVINLVAAAIVAMFLLRRVISTAQLVTALSALAAALGLLVALLVHAHDIETTSRQRLYADPIIAYRHTAYQEIVVTRRDNDTRLYLDGGLQFSTRDEYRYTESLVYPALGKGARSVLILGGGDGLAARELLRQKGIDKIVQVELDPAVIEIARTTLHDANAGALDNPRVSVVIDDAMRWLRAPHPELSPPGGFDAVIVDLPDPDTPVLGRLYSSEFYALVAHALSPSGLVVVQAGSPFSTPTAFWRTISTMRSAGYGVTPYHVHVPTFGDWGFALAGPAGDAAPVPAMPADAPPLRYLNPQVLQAATVFSDDIAPRPLEPSTLDNPRIVDDMRHGYD from the coding sequence ATGACCACCACGCAGCAAGCCGCACGGTCCGCGGAGCCGTCGATGCGCTGGCGCGCGCTGCTGCTCGCCGCGGTCGCGGCCTGTGCGGCCTGCGGCATCATCTACGAACTGGCCCTGCTGACGCTGTCCGCCAGCCTCAACGGCGGCGGTGTCGTCGCCACCTCCTTGATCGTCGCGGGCTACATCGCCGCGCTGGGCGTGGGTGCGCTGCTGGTCAAGCCACTGCTGCGGTACGCCGGCATCGTCTTCGTCACGGTCGAGGCGCTGCTGGGCATCATCGGCGGGCTGTCCGCCGCGGCGCTGTACGCGGTGTTCGCTTTCCTGGACGGCACAATTGGGTCGGCGTGGGTGCTGGCGCTCGGCACCGCACTGATCGGCGGCCTGGTCGGCGCCGAGGTGCCGTTGCTGATGACCCTGCTGCAGCAGGGGCGGGATGGCCCCGCCGAGAACACGGCGACGGATACCGGCCGCACGCTGGCCAACCTCAACGCGGCCGACTACCTGGGCGCATTGGTCGGCGGATTGGTCTGGCCGTTCGCCTTGCTGCCGCATCTCGGAATGATCCGCGGCGCTGCGGCCACCGGCGTCATCAACCTGGTCGCGGCGGCCATTGTGGCGATGTTCCTGCTGCGGCGGGTGATCTCCACTGCGCAGTTGGTGACCGCGCTGAGTGCACTCGCCGCGGCCCTCGGGCTGCTGGTCGCGCTGCTGGTGCACGCACACGACATCGAAACGACCAGCCGCCAAAGGCTTTACGCCGACCCGATCATCGCCTACCGGCACACCGCTTACCAGGAGATCGTGGTCACCCGTCGCGACAACGACACCCGGCTGTATCTGGACGGTGGATTGCAGTTCTCCACCCGCGACGAATACCGCTACACCGAAAGCCTCGTCTATCCGGCGCTCGGCAAGGGCGCCCGCTCGGTGCTGATCCTGGGCGGTGGCGACGGCCTGGCAGCACGAGAGCTACTGCGCCAGAAAGGAATCGACAAGATCGTGCAGGTAGAGCTCGACCCTGCGGTGATCGAGATCGCCCGCACCACCCTGCACGACGCCAATGCCGGCGCGTTGGACAACCCGCGGGTTTCCGTCGTGATCGACGACGCGATGCGTTGGCTTCGGGCTCCCCATCCCGAACTAAGTCCGCCCGGGGGTTTCGACGCCGTCATCGTCGACCTGCCCGACCCGGACACCCCCGTTCTGGGCCGACTCTATTCAAGCGAATTCTATGCCCTTGTCGCGCATGCGCTTTCGCCCAGTGGGCTGGTTGTCGTCCAGGCCGGCAGCCCGTTCTCCACACCGACCGCGTTCTGGCGCACGATATCGACGATGCGTTCGGCGGGGTATGGGGTCACGCCCTACCACGTGCATGTGCCGACGTTCGGTGACTGGGGTTTCGCATTGGCGGGCCCCGCGGGTGACGCCGCACCGGTACCCGCCATGCCCGCCGACGCGCCGCCGCTGCGCTACCTCAATCCCCAAGTGCTGCAAGCCGCGACGGTGTTCTCCGACGACATCGCACCGCGTCCGCTCGAACCGTCAACGCTGGACAACCCGCGCATTGTCGACGACATGCGGCACGGCTACGACTAA
- a CDS encoding DUF2617 family protein, whose translation MPLYRLAVAPADVSGSRLRLALNAPEPPLLASHALRHPDGGALRLAVLGASHLVTIEHAVATFSEQVTCTAESDTGMLPEHAEASGYALQSRTTTHDEATFRQLARELRDRCRAENAWLGGTFPGDDAALTVLAAEPDGTGWRWQTWHLYPQRSQVSGGVVVHTASRWHP comes from the coding sequence GTGCCGCTCTATCGGCTCGCGGTAGCTCCGGCCGACGTGTCCGGGAGCAGGCTGCGGCTTGCCCTCAACGCGCCCGAACCCCCGCTGCTGGCCAGCCATGCGCTGCGACATCCCGACGGCGGCGCGCTGCGGCTCGCGGTGCTCGGCGCCTCACATCTGGTCACGATCGAGCACGCCGTGGCCACCTTCTCCGAGCAGGTGACCTGCACCGCCGAGAGCGACACCGGCATGCTGCCCGAGCACGCCGAAGCCTCGGGTTATGCGCTGCAATCGCGCACCACCACGCACGACGAAGCGACGTTTCGCCAATTGGCGCGCGAGTTGCGGGACCGATGCCGAGCCGAAAACGCTTGGCTCGGCGGCACTTTCCCCGGCGATGACGCCGCCCTGACCGTGTTGGCCGCCGAACCCGACGGCACCGGCTGGCGCTGGCAGACGTGGCACCTGTACCCGCAGCGATCCCAGGTGTCCGGCGGCGTGGTGGTCCACACGGCGAGCCGGTGGCATCCGTGA
- a CDS encoding DUF350 domain-containing protein yields the protein MYLAFDIGNVDLDPVLKGVVATLLYFVVGMAVLLVGFYMVDALTPGKLRQLVFVDRRPNAVVVACAMYISLTTVIVSSIVNSYSQLGQGLVGVAVYGIMGVILLGIALLTLHLVIPGSFHEHIDDPDLHPGSFAVALMLLAVGAVTAAAVS from the coding sequence GTGTACCTCGCCTTCGATATCGGAAACGTGGATCTCGACCCCGTCCTGAAGGGCGTCGTCGCGACGCTGTTGTACTTCGTCGTCGGCATGGCCGTCCTGCTGGTCGGCTTCTACATGGTCGACGCGTTGACCCCGGGCAAGCTGCGTCAGCTGGTGTTCGTCGATCGCCGCCCCAACGCGGTCGTGGTCGCCTGCGCGATGTATATCTCGCTGACCACCGTGATCGTCAGCTCCATCGTCAACAGCTACAGCCAATTGGGTCAGGGGCTCGTCGGCGTGGCGGTGTACGGGATCATGGGTGTGATCCTGTTGGGAATCGCGTTGCTGACACTGCATTTGGTGATTCCGGGCAGTTTCCACGAGCACATCGACGACCCCGACCTGCATCCCGGCTCGTTCGCGGTCGCGCTGATGTTGCTGGCTGTCGGAGCAGTGACGGCCGCCGCGGTGTCATGA
- the pdxS gene encoding pyridoxal 5'-phosphate synthase lyase subunit PdxS, giving the protein MVRGEKGLVDSGAQSSQANQTGTARVKRGMAEMLKGGVIMDVVTPEQARIAEGAGAVAVMALERVPADIRAQGGVSRMSDPDMIEGIISAVTIPVMAKARIGHFVEAQILQSLGVDYVDESEVLTPADYTHHIDKWKFTVPFVCGATNLGEALRRISEGAAMIRSKGEAGTGDVSNATTHMRAIGGEIRRLTSLAQDELFVAAKELQAPYELVVEVARAGKLPVTLFTAGGIATPADAAMMMQLGAEGVFVGSGIFKSGDPAQRAAAIVKATTFYDDPDVLAKVSRGLGEAMVGINVEQVPEPHRLAQRGW; this is encoded by the coding sequence ATGGTTCGAGGAGAGAAGGGGCTAGTGGACAGCGGCGCACAGTCGAGCCAGGCCAACCAGACCGGAACGGCCCGCGTCAAGCGCGGTATGGCCGAGATGCTCAAGGGCGGCGTCATCATGGACGTCGTCACCCCGGAGCAGGCCCGAATCGCGGAGGGCGCCGGCGCCGTCGCGGTCATGGCGCTGGAGCGAGTACCCGCCGACATCCGCGCCCAGGGCGGCGTGTCCCGGATGAGCGACCCCGACATGATCGAGGGCATCATCTCCGCGGTCACGATCCCGGTGATGGCCAAGGCGCGCATCGGGCATTTCGTCGAGGCGCAGATTCTGCAGAGCCTGGGCGTGGACTACGTCGACGAATCCGAGGTGCTCACACCCGCCGACTACACCCACCACATCGACAAGTGGAAGTTCACCGTGCCGTTCGTGTGCGGGGCGACCAATCTCGGTGAGGCGCTGCGGCGCATCAGCGAGGGCGCGGCCATGATCCGGTCCAAGGGTGAGGCCGGCACCGGTGACGTGTCCAACGCGACCACGCACATGCGCGCCATCGGCGGTGAGATCCGTCGGCTGACGTCCTTGGCGCAAGACGAATTGTTCGTTGCGGCAAAGGAATTGCAAGCGCCCTACGAGCTCGTCGTGGAAGTGGCCCGGGCAGGCAAGCTACCGGTCACCCTGTTCACGGCCGGCGGGATCGCGACCCCGGCCGACGCGGCGATGATGATGCAGCTCGGCGCCGAGGGTGTGTTCGTCGGCTCGGGCATCTTCAAGTCGGGCGACCCCGCGCAGCGCGCCGCCGCGATCGTCAAGGCCACCACGTTCTACGACGACCCGGACGTACTGGCCAAGGTCTCTCGCGGCCTGGGTGAGGCGATGGTCGGAATCAACGTCGAGCAGGTCCCGGAGCCGCATCGCCTGGCCCAGCGCGGCTGGTAA
- the pdxT gene encoding pyridoxal 5'-phosphate synthase glutaminase subunit PdxT, with protein MSRPRIGVLALQGDTREHLAALRDAGAESMPVRRRGEIESIDGLVIPGGESTTMSHLLGDLDLLEPLRERLADGLPAYGACAGMIMLASEILDAGANGRQALPLRAIDMTVRRNAFGRQVDSFEGDVEFAGLDGPVRGVFIRAPWVERVGDGVQVLATAAGHVVAVRQGQKLATAFHPEMTGDRRIHQLFVDIVRGRA; from the coding sequence GTGAGCCGCCCGAGGATCGGCGTTTTGGCGCTGCAGGGCGACACTCGGGAGCATCTGGCGGCGCTGCGCGATGCCGGGGCCGAGTCGATGCCGGTGCGCCGGCGCGGCGAGATCGAGTCGATCGACGGGCTGGTCATCCCGGGCGGTGAATCCACCACGATGAGCCACCTGCTGGGAGACCTCGACCTGCTCGAGCCGTTGCGTGAGCGGCTGGCCGACGGGCTTCCGGCCTACGGCGCATGCGCCGGCATGATCATGCTGGCCAGCGAGATCCTCGATGCCGGCGCCAACGGGCGCCAGGCGCTGCCGCTACGCGCGATCGATATGACGGTGCGGCGCAACGCTTTCGGACGTCAGGTCGATTCGTTCGAAGGCGATGTCGAGTTCGCCGGCCTGGACGGCCCGGTGCGGGGGGTGTTCATCCGGGCGCCGTGGGTCGAGCGAGTCGGGGACGGCGTACAGGTGCTGGCCACGGCCGCGGGACACGTCGTAGCGGTCCGGCAGGGGCAGAAGCTGGCGACGGCGTTTCATCCGGAGATGACGGGAGACCGGCGCATCCACCAGCTTTTCGTCGACATCGTGCGGGGCCGCGCCTAG
- a CDS encoding PE-PPE domain-containing protein, with protein sequence MSFVITDPDAMATAADELQGIGAELEATNASVAAPMTGVLAPGTDSVSVRTAAFLDAQAAQYQALSAQAELFHTQFVQTLITAKNAYAETEVANAAAMQPASQQKIALIMGGTGNPSPDLQYMTSIEQTYLAQNYSGYTLVSLHTPEEFWPVTGINDTTFGRSVYTGFATLNSAILSQTSQGNKVVVVGYSQSATIASLEMRYLQALPAALRPDSNLLNFVLLADPNNPMGGVLTHWIPGFGTFNWPTPLTTSYATSIFTLQYDAIADFPVHPLWLPSDINALFGYLNLHATMPYLPAAQVANAIQSQIGNLSFYFMPTTQLPLLDPLRTFIPILGNPLADLLQPFLKPIVDLGYAPGLLPAVNPLSVAGYVGQGATAGITNPLVSALPPLASNAVASGF encoded by the coding sequence ATGTCATTCGTGATTACCGACCCCGACGCGATGGCGACGGCGGCCGACGAGTTGCAGGGAATCGGCGCGGAACTAGAAGCGACGAACGCGTCCGTGGCGGCACCGATGACGGGAGTGCTTGCGCCGGGCACGGATTCGGTATCGGTGCGCACCGCCGCATTCCTGGACGCGCAGGCTGCGCAATACCAGGCGCTCAGCGCGCAGGCGGAGCTGTTCCACACCCAGTTCGTACAGACCCTGATCACCGCAAAGAACGCCTACGCCGAAACCGAGGTGGCCAACGCGGCCGCCATGCAGCCGGCGTCGCAGCAGAAAATCGCGCTGATCATGGGGGGCACCGGGAACCCGTCACCGGACCTGCAGTACATGACTTCCATCGAACAGACGTATCTCGCCCAGAATTACTCCGGGTACACCCTGGTGAGTCTGCATACCCCGGAAGAGTTCTGGCCGGTAACCGGCATCAATGACACCACCTTCGGCAGGTCTGTCTACACCGGTTTTGCGACCCTGAACAGTGCGATCCTGTCGCAAACCAGCCAGGGCAACAAGGTTGTCGTTGTCGGCTATTCGCAGAGTGCCACGATAGCCAGCCTGGAAATGCGCTATTTGCAGGCACTTCCGGCCGCGTTGCGGCCCGATTCAAACCTGCTGAACTTCGTGCTGCTGGCCGACCCGAACAACCCGATGGGCGGCGTTCTGACACACTGGATTCCGGGCTTCGGTACGTTCAACTGGCCCACGCCGCTGACAACGTCCTATGCGACTTCGATTTTCACACTGCAATACGACGCGATCGCCGACTTCCCGGTGCACCCGTTGTGGCTGCCGTCGGACATCAACGCGCTGTTCGGCTACCTGAATTTGCACGCCACGATGCCCTACCTGCCCGCGGCACAGGTCGCCAACGCCATTCAAAGCCAGATCGGCAATCTGAGTTTCTACTTCATGCCGACCACGCAGTTGCCGCTGCTCGACCCGTTGCGAACGTTCATTCCCATCCTCGGAAATCCCTTGGCGGACTTGCTCCAACCGTTCCTCAAGCCGATCGTCGACCTGGGCTACGCGCCCGGGCTCCTCCCGGCTGTCAACCCGCTCAGTGTCGCCGGTTACGTCGGCCAGGGCGCAACGGCCGGCATCACGAACCCGTTGGTCTCCGCCTTGCCGCCGCTGGCCTCCAACGCTGTCGCGAGCGGGTTCTAG